TAATCAATTATTTTTATATAAATCTAATGACATTTCACTAAAATGTTCTAACAAATGCCTTCGTTCTATTATATGTTAACGTAAATTTATGTAATTTACAAAATATATTATCAATGATTAATTCTTGGTTTTCTTTTTTTACAAAATATATTATCAAAATGATTAATTCTTGGTTTTATGTTTTCGTTTTATATCATATTGGTTTTTGTTGATTACATTTAAACTAACCGAAAACTCACATATTGGTAATATATTTAGAGGAAGAAAGCAATTTTTTTATATAAAAAGAGTAATTTTTTTATCAGAAGAAGAGCAATTAACCTCAAGTGAAAATAGTTAAAAAAATCTCAATCAAAAATTCGGCTGGTAAAAGAAAAACAGAAAATGGAGGTTCAAGGTTCTGTCCCACAGAGGCAAGACTTTCAGTCTTTGGGGGAGACTTCCAAAGTCAAGCTTAAGATAAAACAAATGGTGGAAGTCCCAAGATCAACATGTTTGATTCTTTTTCACATTAAAATAAATGGTTAAAACATAATTGTTTAAAAGAAAAACAGAGAAGAAACACAAAGGCAAATCCTTTCTCAAACAAAACAAAGGCAGCAAAGCTCTGGTCCAAATCCTCGAGACTCTTTCTAAGATAAAAGCGCGTGGGCTCCATCCACTTTGATCAAGACCCTTATTTCTCAGTAAACATCACAAACCGCTAAAAGTATAGACATTAGAAAAAAATACACAAAGGACGCAAAATTCTACTATATGTTAAATCATGCTTCCACAACTTCTTATTTATTTATTGGTAAATTTTTAAATACTTCCGATTGACTTGGTCTGCTTCCACATTAACCAGGGAAAAAAATAGATCCCCTCTATTAACGCATTATGTCCTAGTGTTGTATATAAAGGTGCATAGAATCAACTAAGTGATATCACCAACAACCTTTTTCACTTACACAGCTTTTAAGACAACCTAAACTTGGTAAGTGTTTTTGAGGGAGAGTGAGAGATCATGTCAAAAGAGATTGAGCTGCCAGGTTTCAGATTCCACCCGACCGAGGAGGAGCTTCTTAATTACTACCTCAAGAACATGGTTTACGGCAACATATCCAAAGTTGAAGTCATTGGTTTTCTCAACATCTATCGTCATGATCCATGGGACTTACCTCGTATGTATATCTAGCTTTCTTCATTTCTAAAAAAATCCATTATTCTCAAATTGGTATTAATAAGTTTGAATTTGTTTGATTACAGACTTATCGACAATTGGGGAGAGGGAATGGTATTTTTTTGTGCCAAGGGAAAGGAAGCATGGCAACGGAGGTAGACCAAGCAGGACAACCGAGAAAGGATATTGGAAAGCAACTGGTTCCGATCGTAAGATCATAAGCTTGTCTGAACCAAAACGTATGATTGGGCTAAAGAAGACCCTTGTGTTCTACAGCGGAAGAGCACCTGGAGGAAGCAAGACTGACTGGGTCATGAACGAGTTCCGGATGCCTGACAATTTCACCTTACCAAAGGTGCCTTTTTAAGTTATGATTCAGTTATTTGATCAAGTAACAGCTTAGTTATTAATCTTATGTTATCTTTTGATCGCAGGACGTTGTGCTTTGTAAGGTATATAGAAAAGCCACTTCACTTAAAGTATTGGAGCAAAGAGCAGAGATGGGAGCTAAGATGAATCAAACATGCCCAAACTCTCCTCTCTCATCTTCCGACACCATATCTTTCGTCGGAAAAGAAGAAGACATGATGATGACTTCTTTCCCTTTTCCTCAAGAAGCAGCCATGAAAGAAGCAAACAACAACAACTTCATGCTTCAAGGGCATACCGAAGAGAAACAGAGGGAAACAGAGATGAAAGAACCTTCTTCATCACTGAAGCTGCCGTGTGGGGTCTTACCACTACCGGAGCTGCAGTTACCTAAACAAGGATTCGAATGGGGACAAGACCAGTTCTTGAGTATAAGCCCATGGCTCCAGAATCTTACACCTATAGTTAACTTATTAAATTTTTAGGCTATGTAAAGAGAAAATCTCACGACAAGTTTAACTATTCTTCACCTGGAAAAACAGAACTTGTAAGACACTAAGATGTAAGATGTTTGTCTTTAGCTTAAGAGTTACCTATTGTATTTTTATTTACTGAGATAAATGTATCTTGTGTAAGTTTGTAACGTAAGAAAAAAATAATGTATACAAGTCAGAATCTTGACTGTACAATTCAATTCAGTAAAACAAAAGTGCTATACTTTGAATCATGGACTTCTCATGTATGATAATTTCTCTCGACCGTACCAAGTTTTAGATTCCATAGAATATACGAGAAGAAAACTAGAGTAATAACGATAGAAGTCATACCCATGTTGAATCAATCGATGTTGCTATTATCTTGATCGGTTACAAATCTTGCTTTGTGGCCTTTCAATGACTTTTTTCAGTTTGTGGGACCTTAGTCCCATCATTGACCGTAGACCCATTAGTTTCTTCTCCTTCGTAATCCACTCACTGCTGGTGACCCATTATTTCCAATTCTCTGACTCCGAGAAACAGGGGAAGATACACCCTAGAGGCAAAAGCGTTCTCTTTTGTTTTCTTTGGCCACAAAACGGTGACGGTTCACGCATTACAATGGAAGATTCACGTTAGCAGGCGGCATAAGTCAAACACTCAACGAGATAGAGACCTTGCAAATTCATCTTTGAGAATTAAATGCTTCTGGTTATGAATAACTAGTTAAAAATCAATTAAGAACTACTTTTAAACTCAAAACACGTATATATAATTTTTCCACACCCGTAGTTCCAACGACTAAATCTCACAATCTAGAGAACTAAAACCTAAGAGATAAATTATAGTTGCATGAACACTGCTCCGATGAATTTTTGGCTGCCTCCAGTCTTCCGCGCATTCAGTGGAATGTGGCACGAGTACTACTTGACGGAGGCTAGCCATGACGTAGTTACTGCCAAAACCGGAATCCTCCACATGAGCACACCTTCTCCGCCGCCGCAATTCTTTCGTACCGAACCTAGAACTATCACGATGAGTCCTCTTATTTGCTTGGAAATGTCATCCTTTGATTTTTCCGACGAGTACTCTAGAAACAAAGTTCACGGCTCAAATCTATTTGAACAAGGCGTCTTTATGGTTTCCGAGATTCACCTAGTCTCATCCAGTTCAACTCTAATTGCAGAGGCCTTCGCGATGCGGTTGGCTCTTTGCATGGCGTTAACCTTAGAGTTCCCTACACTCGAGGTTCTCTCCAACCTTTAAACGCTCATCAGAGCTATCACCGGCAACATTCAGTCTAAAGAAATCATCGGAATCGTTGAAGATATCCGAGTGATCTCCTCTGGTTTTGCATCAGTTTCGTTCTCTTATCTCTCTCTTTCGGAAAATGTAATAGCCGATGGCTTAGCTAAAATGCCTCTTCAAGCTTCTTTATCTTTGTAATGGACTCCTTGAATTGAGCCATCTTTGGGCTCTTTTCAGTTTCTTTAGTTTTAATGAAATTTCAGTGATAAAAAAAAAATAAAAATATATTATAGTTGCATTAAGTTCGAGTTTTGATATGTTCACAAATAACAATAACATCAACATGACAATTTGCTCAGATGAATTATTTTCAAGTAATTAAATCAACTCTAGTTGTATTCAGTTAATTTATGATCATGAATCATGAAGTAGGTAGTTAATAAAGTTCAAGCATTAAGCACAATACAAGTGAAGTATTTTAATGATAACTATCTAATGTAAGAACCCTAAACATTCAGTTTCTTCACTTCATTGAACCCTACCTAACACCTAACTGTGAAATTAATCAGACATAATTAAAGAACACAAAAACAAAGAAGAATAAAATTGCATAATTAAAGAGGTATAGAAAACTTGTCCAAGAAAAGTACATAGTCAAATAATGGCCTTTCCAAAGCTTACATTCTCGAAAGCTCAAGTCTGTAAGAATAAAACGTAAACTCCTAATTTTCATCATAAATGGTATTTAGAGACAATGGACCACTGACTCTCTTGAAAATGGAAAAATCAAACAGGAGAAAGCAAAACTTTAGACTGGTCGTGTGCATCGGATCAAACGATCAGAAAATGAGATCGATCAATCCTTTCTGGTCGAGGAACGTTTTCGTCGATCGATCAATCATGATGTCACGTTGATCGATCACTATATCTGTCCGTCGCCCATCGCTCGATCCGTTTATGTAATTAATTCACCAGTTCTTGTTCTTCATTTTAACTTCTTCAAATCATCTCAAAATTCATTTAAATTCTTGTAAAACTCACCACATTCATTAAAAAGCTCTTAACCACCTAAAGCACCTGAAAACATAGATAAAAATACTCCAGAAAACCTAAAACGACTAAAAAGTAAAAACCATGTCAAAGGTTAGTAAAAACCAGAGTATATCAGTAAGGCTTCTACGGATCTGACCTGTCAGAACAACAAGAGAAGAATGAAACAGTTTATGGAGTCCGTAGTAGTGAGCAATAAACATGGTCCTCTTTTATATTTTATGGTATGGAGTTGCCTTCATATTTGGGTTTTATCTTGAACTCAGCAACTAATGTGTAATAATGTGTGGTTTTGTCCAAACTGGAGACAAGATCCGGAAGTGAATATATATATGCAAGAATGGTGCTGTTATCATCTTCTCTAAGGAGACAAGCCATGCTGATTATTTCATAACCTATGCCAACGCGTTGCAAATTCGGCCGTGCACATTCATTTTCTTGAGATCTGAAACTTATCTTTATAGAATATAGGAAATGAGCTGTGGAAGGGAACATTGAGCAGACATAGACACTCATTGTTCAATATTATAAGTTTATGACAACCAATAGATTCCTCATTGCCTCTCTTTCCTGGTGGTGTATATAAGTATTACCTGGAGAGGCATTGAGAAGCACAACAAACACTTTAGCCTTCTCTTCGCTCATTAACAAGAGAGAAACAAAAAATGGCTGTCTCCTTCCACGTTCGATCTAACAGTTACCCCTCCAGACTTCACCCACAAGCTGCTCATGTTGATGAGCAGTTAACTCGACTGAGATCTTCTGATGAAACCTCGACATCTTCAAGCTCTTCTATATGTCAAAGACTTGACAAACTTCAAGATCTTCACGAGTCTCTTGACAAACTTATTCGCCTACCTTTCACACAACATACTTTACCTCTAGAGAAGAACAAGAAAGCTGTCGAGCAGATTCTTGATGGATCTCTCAGGATCTTGGATCTGTGCAACATTTCCAAGGATGCTTTGTCGCAGATGAAAGAGGGTCTCATGGAGATCCAGTCGATGCTGAGAAGAAAGCGCGGAGATCTATCGGGAGAGGTCAAGAAGTACTTAGCCTCAAGAAAATCCATCAAGAAGTCATTGCAAAAGGTCTTTAAGAGTTTGAAGATCAAACAAGACCAAGAGTGCAACGACGAGTCTTTGGCAGCGTTTGGAGAAGCAGAAGCTATTACAGTTGGTCTGTTTGATTCTCTGTTGTGCTTCATGTCTGGATCGAAGACATGTAGCAAATGGTCACTTGTCTCAAAGCTAATGAACCAGAAGAAAGTTACATGTGAAGCACAAGCAAATGAATTCAAAAGAGTTGACTCTGAATTCGAATCAGAGAAGACTTTGAAAATGGATGATGTGCAGATCCTAGAGTCATGCATTCACGATCTTGAAGATGGACTTGAATCTCTTTCCAAGTCCTTGATTAAATACCGAGTTTCGATTCTTAACACCTTAGGCCATTAAAGCCTACAAATTTTGTAGAAAAAATGTAAATATAATTACTTGTAAAAGAAACACATAAACAATGAATACAAGTTCTTTATCATATATAACTCTGTTCTCGTGATATCTCTTATTTTTTTCACGAATGATCATCAAACAACTAAACCCCTTCTCGATTTTCAGAAACGTCACATAGTTTCTTACCCTCAAATTTCACTATTTAATCATTTTGTGTTATGACTAAGTAAATTAAACAACGTTTACTTGTTCACCAAACATATCATGTGGCATCTCTGAACCTCTACACGGTTGTTGATATTAAAGATAACCCAAAAAGTGTTAAGTAATCCATTATCTATTTGTTAACATGCCATAATCTGCGGATACGGATCTTGCCACCATTATCACAGTTGTCTAAATATGCTTCCTTTTGATTAGTATAATCACAACTTCATAATGCCAACGTGTGTACACGGAAAGGTTATAAATATTCCCCTTTTCAGACGTGGGAGACAAAGCCAAGCTGGAATTGGCAGAAGCTATTAAGAGTGCTCGTGCGGTTACGCATTTTGTAAGATAATAAAAGCTTACATTTATTGTCTTATGGACATATTTCAGCACCTTCAACGTGATTAAGATCTGACTTTTTCATCAGCATTGTCTTTTGCTTGTCGTATGGCACACTAATCTCAAAGTTCACAGAGCAAAAATATTATATAACTCCTAGAAGATAGGCATGAGACTTGCACGAGTGACATTGCATTCAATAGCAAACAAGCCAGCCTGGAATATATCTCATTGCAATGAAACTGATCTCAATGCATTAAGTAACTGGAGATATAGTTGGAGGGAGACACTGAGCTTATATGGTGGAGATCTTTATCTTTACCATTATTTGTGTTAGTGAGAAAAAGATGCCTTATGCCATCTTGAAAGGGGAACATTGTATTAATGGTGTTAATATTTTAATCACCATGAGATTCCTCTTGCCTATATATATGTACTGACCTTTGAGGCAATGCGAAAGCATAATAAACATCTTTGGCTCTCTCAAAACTTCTCTTTGATCAATAACAAAGATCTTAAGATTCAAAACAATGACAGTTTCTTTCCATAATCGCTCTAACAGTTTACCTTCTAGATCTCACCCACAAGCCGCTCGTGTCGATGAGCAGTTGGCCTGTTTGAGATCTTCTGAGGAAGCCTCAACATCTTCTATCTGCAAAAGAGTTGACAACCTTCAAGAACTACACGAGTCTCTTGACAAGCTCATTCGTTTACCCTTTACCCAACAGGCACTAGCACAAGTACAAAACAAGATATTCGTCGAGCAGCTTCTTGATGGATCTCTCAGGATCTTGGACTATTGCAACATTTCCAAGGATGTTTTGTCGCAGATGAAAGAGGGTCTCATCGAGATCCAATCTATTCTACGAAGAAAGCGAGGTGATCTATCAGAAGAGGTCAGGAAATACTTAGCCTCAAGAAAGTCCCTCAAGAAGACATTCCCTAAAATACAAAAGTCTCTCAATGTTGTTGCACGTGAAGGAGAGTCTTTGGCTGTCTTTGGAGAAGCAGAGGCTATCACAGTTTCTATGTTTGAGTCTCTCTTTAGCTACATGTTTGGATCAAAGACTTGTGGAAAATGGTCAGTCGTCTCAAAGCTAATGAGCAAGAAGAAAGTTACAGCTGAAGCTCAAGTAAACGAATTCACTAGGGCTGATTCTGAATTTCAGTCTGGAAAGATCTTGAAGATAGAAGATGTTCAGATCCTAGTGTCATGTATTCAAGATCTTGAAGATGGAGTTGAATCTCTTTCAAAGACATTGGTCAAATATAGAGTTTCAATTCTTAACACATTAGGCCACTAAAGACTACAATTTTGTACGTAAGAGAAGATAATAGAAACTTATTCAAGTCTCAGGACATATTATTTATTTGATCTCGGACTGTTTAACCAATCAAAGAACAAGATCATTCTAAAAACAAGTTCTCAGGCATTAGCTTTTAAAAAAAAAAAAAAAAAAAAATTAAAAAACAAACCAATCGCGGGCCGCCACGTGTCAGTGGGGCCCGCGAACAGTGTAAGAAACTCACTAAAATCGGTTCTTAATTAGTAATTTTTGTAACCGATACTTAAGGGTTTTGTGGGGGCCCACGCACTAAAAAACCCACTAAGTACCCCGGATAATCATGCTCTCAGTTTTAACTTTCAACTTTTCACCTCATGGTTTAAGATTAGGTTAATAACTTCTATCCACCTAAATGACGTTGTGTCGATTATTATTTATTTAAATAAGATCACTGATTAGTGAGATTACTAAATTTCAAACGTTCTCTGTAATTATAATATGTAATGTCTGTATGTTGGGAAACATTTGTAGTGTAATTTGTGTACTTTCACATGTTTTTTTTTTTTTTTTTTCTAACCGAGTATCCTGGCCCCACCGAAGTGGTCCAGACTAGAGACCGAAGTGAGCATGGACGCTGCCAGGGCGTCACCATGTGGCTCACCGTGTAACGGTATTCGGTCTCGGGTGCTGCAGCCCACATGTAAATTTCGCAGTGGCCAAGGCTCGAACCTAGGGGCAAGCACTCCAGCTGGAGCTCCTATACCACTAGACCAAATCAACTTGGTTAGCTGGTCTAGTGGAACGACGAATACGGATCATGCCCATCTGATATCTTAAATCCACACGTTTTCTGCTGCTAATAACTTGTTCATGTTTGTGTTGCGGGAAGCAACGTAAATGATGCAAAAAGAAATTAAGAACTTTTGAGCTCCGTGTGCATGCACATGTCAAAATCGTCGGATAAGGAGCTTGTCTCATTTCTTTTGAAACGGTCGTGTAATTTTTTTTTTTTAGTTTTCCCTTTTTGTTAAAGAAATTTTTTGTGATTGAAGAAAGATCTTATATCTTTTTATTTATTGGGAAAATCACATAGATAGTATTAAAAAATATTTATCACAAATAACACGGAAAAATCCTCCAAATATCATT
The DNA window shown above is from Brassica oleracea var. oleracea cultivar TO1000 chromosome C3, BOL, whole genome shotgun sequence and carries:
- the LOC106331851 gene encoding NAC transcription factor 29-like → MSKEIELPGFRFHPTEEELLNYYLKNMVYGNISKVEVIGFLNIYRHDPWDLPHLSTIGEREWYFFVPRERKHGNGGRPSRTTEKGYWKATGSDRKIISLSEPKRMIGLKKTLVFYSGRAPGGSKTDWVMNEFRMPDNFTLPKDVVLCKVYRKATSLKVLEQRAEMGAKMNQTCPNSPLSSSDTISFVGKEEDMMMTSFPFPQEAAMKEANNNNFMLQGHTEEKQRETEMKEPSSSLKLPCGVLPLPELQLPKQGFEWGQDQFLSISPWLQNLTPIVNLLNF
- the LOC106333722 gene encoding uncharacterized protein LOC106333722, producing MTVSFHNRSNSLPSRSHPQAARVDEQLACLRSSEEASTSSICKRVDNLQELHESLDKLIRLPFTQQALAQVQNKIFVEQLLDGSLRILDYCNISKDVLSQMKEGLIEIQSILRRKRGDLSEEVRKYLASRKSLKKTFPKIQKSLNVVAREGESLAVFGEAEAITVSMFESLFSYMFGSKTCGKWSVVSKLMSKKKVTAEAQVNEFTRADSEFQSGKILKIEDVQILVSCIQDLEDGVESLSKTLVKYRVSILNTLGH
- the LOC106333908 gene encoding uncharacterized protein LOC106333908: MAVSFHVRSNSYPSRLHPQAAHVDEQLTRLRSSDETSTSSSSSICQRLDKLQDLHESLDKLIRLPFTQHTLPLEKNKKAVEQILDGSLRILDLCNISKDALSQMKEGLMEIQSMLRRKRGDLSGEVKKYLASRKSIKKSLQKVFKSLKIKQDQECNDESLAAFGEAEAITVGLFDSLLCFMSGSKTCSKWSLVSKLMNQKKVTCEAQANEFKRVDSEFESEKTLKMDDVQILESCIHDLEDGLESLSKSLIKYRVSILNTLGH